Proteins encoded in a region of the Suncus etruscus isolate mSunEtr1 chromosome 1, mSunEtr1.pri.cur, whole genome shotgun sequence genome:
- the MNT gene encoding LOW QUALITY PROTEIN: max-binding protein MNT (The sequence of the model RefSeq protein was modified relative to this genomic sequence to represent the inferred CDS: deleted 1 base in 1 codon): MSIDTLLEAARFLEWQAQQQQRAREEQERLRLEREREQEQKKASSLARLAHALPLEEPRMEAPPLPLSPPAPPPAPPPPLATPTPLTVIPIPVVTNSPQPLPPPPPLPPTAQPLPLAPRQPALVSTPGLSIKEPAPLPTRPQVPTPAPLLTDSKTTVPPTGSPKPLQPLPTPILTIAPHPGVQPQLAPQLAPQQPPPPTLGTLKLAPAEEVKSSEQKKRPGGIGTREVHNKLEKNRRAHLKECFETLKRNIPNVDDKKTSNLSVLRTALRYIQSLKRKEKEYEHEMERLAREKIATQQRLAELKHELSQWMDVLEIERVLRQTGQPEDDQASTSTASEGEDNIDEDMEEDQVGLCPSKLSLRPHPELPKPPPSTAPLPLPPHQHPHTQSVALSPAHLPGPQPPQQKTPLPAPPPPPAAPAQTLVPAPAHLVATAGGGSTVIAHTATTHASVIQTVNHVLQGPSGKHIAHIAPSAPSPAVQLAPATPPIGHITVHPATLNHVAHLGSQLPLYPQPVAVSQPVAVSHIAHTLSHQQVNGTAGLGPPATVMAKPAVGAQVVHHPQLVGQTVLNPVTMVTMPSFPVSTLKLA, encoded by the exons ATGAGCATAGACACGCTACTGGAGGCGGCCCGCTTCCTGGAATGGCAAGCGCAGCAACAACAGAGAGCACGTG AGGAACAGGAACGGCTTCGCTTGGAGCGGGAGCGAGAGCAGGAGCAGAAGAAGGCCAGCAGCCTGGCTAGGCTGGCCCATGCCCTGCCCTTGGAGGAACCCCGCATGGAGGCACCGCCCCTGCCTCTGTCC CCCCCTGCGCCCCCGCCAGCTCCCCCGCCACCTCtcgccacccccaccccactgaCTGTCATTCCTATTCCAGTGGTGACCAACTCCCCTCAGCCTTTGCCCCCACCACCCCCACTGCCCCCTACAGCTCAGCCTCTGCCCCTGGCACCTCGACAGCCTGCCCTGGTTAGCACTCCTGGACTCAGCATTAAGGAACCTGCTCCCCTGCCCACCAGGCCACAAGTACCCACACCCGCACCCCTGTTGACGGACTCTAAGACCACAGTTCCACCTACTGGCAGCCCCAAACCTTTGCAGCCCCTCCCCACGCCCATCCTGACCATAGCACCACATCCTGGAGTGCAACCCCAATTAGCACCCCAGCTAGCACCCCAGCAGCCACCTCCACCCACTCTTGGGACCCTGAAGCTGGCACCGGCTGAAGAAGTCAAATCCAGTGAACAGAAGAAGAGGCCTGGGGG GATCGGAACCAGAGAAGTCCACAACAAATTGGAGAAGAACAG GAGGGCCCATCTCAAGGAGTGCTTTGAGACCCTGAAGCGCAACATCCCCAACGTGGACGACAAGAAGACGTCGAATCTGAGCGTGCTGCGGACGGCGCTGCGCTACATCCAG TCtctgaagaggaaggagaaggaatatGAGCATGAGATGGAGCGGCTGGCGCGGGAGAAAATCGCCACACAGCAGCGGCTGGCTGAGCTCAAGCACGAGCTGAGCCAGTGGATGGATGTGCTGGAGATCGAGCGTGTGCTCAGGCAGACGGGCCAGCCTGAAGACGACCAGGCCTCTACCTCCACCGCCTCTG aGGGTGAGGACAACATAGACGAGGATATGGAGGAGGACCAGGTCGGCCTGTGCCCATCTAAGCTGAGCCTTCGCCCTCACCCGGAGCTGCCGAAACCACCACCCAGCACAGCCCCTTTGCCTCTGCCCCCACACCAACACCCCCATACCCAGTCCGTGGCCCTGTCTCCTGCCCACCTGCCTGGGCCACAGCCACCACAGCAGAAGACACCATTGCCAGCTCCTCCTCCCCCGCCAGCTGCCCCTGCCCAGACACTGGTGCCTGCTCCAGCCCATCTGGTGGCTACAGCTGGGGGAGGCTCCACGGTCATTGCCCATACAGCCACCACCCATGCCTCAGTCATCCAGACTGTGAACCATGTGCTCCAGGGGCCAAGTGGCAAGCACATTGCACACATTGCTCCCTCGGCCCCCAGCCCTGCTGTTCAGCTGGCACCTGCCACACCCCCCATTGGCCACATCACAGTGCACCCTGCTACCCTCAACCACGTGGCCCACCTTGGCTCCCAGCTGCCTCTGTACCCACAGCCCGTGGCAGTGAGCCAGCCTGTGGCTGTGAGCCACATTGCCCACACCCTCTCTCACCAGCAAGTGAATGGCACAGCCGGGCTGGGGCCCCCAGCAACTGTTATGGCAAAGCCAGCTGTTGGGGCTCAGGTGGTGCATCACCCCCAGCTGGTAGGCCAGACAGTGCTCAACCCTGTGACCATGGTCACCATGCCCTCCTTCCCGGTCAGCACACTCAAGCTGGCTTGA